One genomic segment of Suncus etruscus isolate mSunEtr1 chromosome 15, mSunEtr1.pri.cur, whole genome shotgun sequence includes these proteins:
- the DCTPP1 gene encoding dCTP pyrophosphatase 1 translates to MSAPNGETRGAAREEGPAAAGPFSFSPEPTLEDIRRLHAEFAAERDWEQFHQPRNLLLALVGEVGELAELFQWKPDGEPGPKAWPPQDRAALQEELSDVLIYLVALAARCHVDLPQAVLAKMDLNRKRYPAHLSRGSARKYTDLPHGATSEDRTVEPEHQASI, encoded by the exons ATGTCTGCTCCGAACGGCGAGACGCGTGGGGCCGCGAGGGAAGAGGGTCCTGCGGCTGCCGGTCCTTTCAGCTTCAGCCCGGAGCCCACGCTCGAGGACAT CCGCCGCCTCCATGCTGAATTTGCTGCTGAAAGAGACTGGGAACAGTTCCACCAGCCTCGGAACCTTCTCCTGGCCCTGGTGGGTGAAGTAGGGGAGCTGGCAGAGCTCTT TCAGTGGAAGCCTGATGGAGAGCCTGGTCCCAAAGCCTGGCCCCCCCAGGATCGAGCGGCCCTTCAAGAGGAGCTTAGTGATGTCCTCATTTACCTGGTGGCACTAGCAGCCCGCTGTCATGTGGATCTGCCCCAAGCCGTGCTCGCCAAGATGGACCTCAACCGAAAGCGTTACCCAGCACATCTGTCCCGAGGCTCTGCCCGCAAGTACACAGACTTACCCCATGGGGCCACCTCTGAAGACCGGACTGTGGAGCCCGAACACCAGGCATCCATCTAG
- the ZNF771 gene encoding zinc finger protein 771: MPGEQQAEEEEEEEMQEEMVLLVKGEEEEGEEKYEVVKLKIPMDNKEVPGEEAPAQPAADPARPHACPDCGRAFARRSTLAKHARTHTGERPFACTECGRRFSQKSALTKHGRTHTGERPYECPECDKRFSAASNLRQHRRRHTGEKPYACAHCGRRFAQSSNYAQHLRVHTGEKPYACPDCGRAFGGSSCLARHRRTHTGERPYACADCGTRFAQSSALAKHRRVHTGEKPHRCAVCGRRFGHRSNLAEHARTHTGERPYPCAECGRRFRLSSHFIRHRRAHLRRRLFICARCGRDFKLPAGTADAAGAATERCPECEGS; this comes from the exons ATGCCTGGCGAACAgcaggcagaggaggaggaggaggaagagatgcaAGAGGAGATGGTGTTGCTGGTGAAGGGTGAGGAAGAGGAGGGTGAGGAGAAGTATGAGGTAGTGAAACTCAAGATCCCCATGGACAACAAGGAG GTCCCGGGCGAGGAGGCCCCCGCGCAGCCCGCCGCCGACCCGGCGCGCCCGCACGCGTGCCCGGACTGCGGCCGCGCCTTCGCGCGCCGCTCCACGCTGGCCAAGCACGCGCGCACGCACACGGGCGAGCGGCCGTTCGCGTGCACCGAGTGCGGCCGGCGCTTCTCGCAGAAGTCGGCGCTGACCAAGCACGGCCGCACGCACACGGGCGAGCGGCCCTACGAGTGCCCCGAGTGCGACAAGCGCTTCTCGGCCGCCTCGAACCTGCGGCAGCACCGGCGGCGCcacacgggcgagaagccctACGCGTGCGCGCACTGCGGCCGCCGCTTCGCGCAGAGCTCCAACTACGCGCAGCACCTGCGCGTGcacacgggcgagaagccctACGCCTGCCCGGACTGCGGCCGCGCCTTCGGCGGCAGCTCGTGCCTGGCGCGCCACCGCCGCACGCACACGGGCGAGCGGCCCTACGCCTGCGCCGACTGCGGCACGCGCTTCGCGCAGAGCTCGGCGCTGGCCAAGCACCGGCGCGTGCACACGGGCGAGAAGCCGCACCGCTGCGCCGTGTGCGGCCGCCGCTTCGGCCACCGCTCCAACCTGGCGGAGCACGCGCGCACCCACACGGGCGAGCGGCCCTACCCGTGCGCCGAGTGCGGCCGCCGCTTCCGCCTCAGCTCGCACTTCATCCGCCACCGCCGCGCGCACCTGCGCCGCCGCCTCTTCATCTGCGCCCGCTGCGGCCGGGACTTCAAGTTGCCCGCCGGCACCGCCGACGCGGCCGGCGCCGCCACCGAGCGCTGCCCCGAGTGCGAGGGCAGCTGA